The genome window AAAGTTTTTAGTCAGCGTAGCAAGGCTGGTGTCAGGCTTTTCACCAAGCTGAAACATATTAAGCAGCTTGCCGGCAATAGTGTCGTTTAAAGCTTTTTGGCCTTTAAAATCGGGGTAATTAAATTTTGCTACAGTACAATCGCTGTCCGCCTTATTGCCGCAATCGGCAGCGCGTTGTTTAAACGCGGTGTATTTGTAAGCTAAAGTATCTCTGTTTATGTCAGGCACCTTTTTGCCGGGTTTACCCCACATGCATGAACTTATCAGCACGGTTAATAAACAAATTGCTAAATAACCTGTTCTCATACCTCAATAATTTAAAAGCTGTTCTTTTGATAAGGATGCATTAAGCCATCCCGCTTCAATGCTTGCTTCATATTTGTTATAGAAATTGATGGCAGGTTCGTTCCAGTCGAGCACCTGCCACGACATTCCATTAAAACCCATTTCTTTTGCTTCATTAATTAACCTGTTAAAAAGCAGCTTTCCTACTTTTTTGCCGCGCATGCTCTCGGTTACTATCAGGTCTTCAAGATACATCCTGTTGCCTTTCCAGGTTGAATAGCGGATGTAATAAACGGCAAAACCAACTATTAAATCATTTACTTCGGCAACAAAGGCTTTCCAAACCGGTTTTTGGCCAAACCCGGCCTCTTCAAACTCCTGTAAAGTAACGGTCACTTCTTCCGGCGCCTTTTCGTACAGGGCCAGTTCATTTACCAGTTCCATTAAACGGGGGCAATCTTCTTTTTTTGCTATTCTTATGTTGACCTGATCTGTCATTATGCTATTGTTGCTTTATAGTAAGTTCGATATGATTTAATAATTTGGAACCTCTAATTGTTCTTCCAGTGCTTAATAATACGTTTGCCAAAAATAGTGCTGCCCAGCCTTACCATATTGCTTCCCTGTTCCACAGCTATTTTATAATCGGCCGACATGCCCATTGAAAGGGTGTCAAAAGCATCGTCTTTGCGGAAAAAACTTTGCTTTATGCCATCAAAAAAAGTTTTCAATTCGTAGTATTCGTCCTTTACTTGTTTCTCATTATCGGTATTGGTGGCAATGCCCATCAAACCGCGGATTTTGATGTGCCCGAGTTTGGCGAATTCTTCTGATCGCAGCAGCTCTATCACCTCGTCAAAACCCAGCCCAAATTTTGTGTCCTCATCTGCAATATAAACCTGCAGCAGGCAATCAATAATGCGGTTGTTTTTTTCGGCATGCTTATTTATCTCCTGCAGTAACTTTAAGCTATCCACAGACTGGATCATGCTCACAAAGGGGGCAATATATTTAACTTTATTGCTCTGCAGGTGCCCTATCAAATGCCACTGGATATCTTTTGGCAACTGTTCATACTTTTCTACCAGCTCCTGCACCATATTTTCACCAAATAAGCGTTGTCCTGTATGGTAAGCTTCCAGCACATCTTCAACAGGTTTTGTTTTTGATACCGCAATCAGGCTTACATGTATAAGTTCAGTTTCTTTTTTTAAGCTTTTGATGTTCTCTGCTATGCTCATTTATCCGTAAATTTGCTTAATTAATACGCCGCTAAATTACAGAATGCATAAATATATAACCTTGTTTTTTTCAGTATCCCTTTTTTTATTTTCATGTAAGGGCAGCAATGCTCCTGATGGGGTTATAAACAATAAACAGATGACCAGGCTACTCACCGAAGTTCATCTTATTGACGGCCGGATGTATGGTCTGTTCCAATCACAGGATAGCCTTAATAAGTATGGCACCAGCAGGTACGATGCGCTTTTTAAAAGATACCATACCGATTCTGCTCAATTTACGAAGAGCTTTAAGTATTATGCCAGGCAACCCGTTGAGCTTCAAAAAATGTATGACCAGATTCTAATCAATCTGAAACAAAAAAATGATTCTTTGGTGAAGGTTCAGCATAAAGCCGACTCATTGAACAGGATAAAACAACAGAATAAACCTAATATAGAATAATGCTTTACCCGAGTAATAGTACTGATAAACTTGGTTTTACCGAGGTAAAAGAACTGATAAAAGCACATTGCCTGAGTGAAATGGGCCGGCAAATGGTCGATAAGATCCAGGTAATGAATAATTACGATCAGATCCGCAAGTTTCTTTACCAGGCGAATGAGTTTAAAAATATTTTGGAGAATGACGCGCCATTACCTATTCATCATTTTTTTGATATAAAATCACTGGCCAACAAGGCGAAAATAGAAGGCGCTTTTTTAAGCGAAGAAGAGTTTTACCAGGTGCGGGCATCGCTAACCACCGTTTTTGCGGTAATTGGTTATTTTAACGAGCGCGAAGGGCAATATCCCAACCTGGAGGCCCTGTTTGAACACCTTCCAATTGAAAAAGCCATCCTTAAAAAAATAGACCTGGTTATTGATCAAAAAGGGAAAATAAGGCCCAATGCCTCGCGCGACTTACAGGACATTACGTCCGGAATTGCAAAGGCAGAGCAGGAGGCCCGCAAGAAAATTGATGTGATATTTAAGAGTGCCTCCGGTAACGGCTGGACCGCAGACGGTTCATTAACCATTCGCGACGGGCGTTTGTGTATCCCTTTGCTGGCAGAAAATAAACGCAAGCTGAAAGGTTTTATTCATGACGAATCAGCTTCCGGCCAGACCGTTTATATGGAGCCAGAGGAGGTGTTTACCTTAAATAACAAAATTCGCGACCTGGAATTTGAACGCCGGCGGGAAATAATCAAGATCTTAACGGCTTTAACGGATGAACTCAGGCCTTATGTTCCGCTATTACTTTCTTACCACGGCCTTTTAACAAAACTTGATTTTGTTAGGGCCAAGGCACTTTTTGCGATAGATATAGAGGGCAATATGCCCGAAGTGGTGAATGATGCCACACTAAAATTGAGCAACGCCCGCCATCCCCTTTTACTTTTGAATTTCAAGAAGGAAGGTAAAACAGTTGTTCCATTAAATGTCCGGATTGATGAGGGCACACGGATAATTGTAGTGTCGGGGCCAAATGCGGGTGGTAAATCTGTTTGTATGAAAACCGTAGGGCTGCTGCAAATGATGGTGCAGGCAGGCTTATTGATCTCGGCCGCCGAAGGGAGTGTTACCGGTGTTTTTAAGCAGCTTTTTGTGGATATCGGCGATGATCAATCTATTGAAAGCGACCTGAGCACCTATAGTGCTCATCTTTCAAAAATGAAAAATTTTGTAGAGCAGGCTAACGGCAAAACGCTGATCCTGATTGACGAATTTGGAACCGGAACAGATCCTCAATTTGGCGGGCCTATTGCCGAGGCCGTATTGGAGTCGTTAAATCACAAAAAGGTGAAGGGGATGGTTACTACCCACTACTCAAACCTTAAAATATTTGCAAGCCATACGGAGGGAATAGAGAATGCCTCGATGTTGTTCAATAACGTTGAGATGAAACCGCTGTACATGCTTGAAGTTGGAAAACCCGGCAGTTCGTACGCATTTGAGATAGCGCAAAAGATAGGCTTGCCCCAAAATGTACTTAACCTCGCCAAAAATAAAGTTAGTGCAGGGCAAAAAAAGGTGGATACGTTATTGGTTGACCTGGAGCGGGAGAAAAAAGAAATCCTGGACACCCGGATAAAACTTGAAAAGCAACAAAGGCACGTGAATGTGCTGTTGGCTGAAAATGAAAAACTAAAGAGTTATCTTGACGAAAATAAGAAAACACTGATCAGGGAAGCTAAAGACCAGGCGAAGAATATCATCCTGAATGCTAATAAGCTGGTAGAAAATACCATCTCAGAAATTAAAAGCAGTAATGCCGATAAGGAGACAACCCGTACGCTACGTGAAAATTTAAATACAGAACTCCAAAAAAATACGGTTAAACCTGTTGTGGTAAAAACAACGGTTGCTGATGAGGAATTAAAGCCGGGCGATTGGGTTAAACTTACGGACAGCGAAACCACGGGCCAGGTTATAGAAGTAATAAAAGATAACGTGGTAATTGCCATTGGCGATTTGCGCACCGTTGCCAAAAAGAAACGGGTGATGAAAGTATCCAAATCATCAGTACCAAAAGAAATCAGGAAAAGTTATAGTCAAACCAATGATATGGCTTCCTTCAGCCCGGAAATTGACGTGCGCGGGCAGCGGACGGAAGATGCACTTAATAATATTGAACGGCTGTTTGATCGTGCCGTAATGATGGGTTTTGGTAACTTAAAGATTATTCATGGCAAAGGCGATGGCATATTGCGCAAAATGATCAGGCAATATCTGAAAAAATATGAGCAGGTTGACCGGATGGAAGATGAGCACCTGGACAGAGGCGGGGATGGCATTACTTATGTATATTTGAAATAAAAACCGGACTTTTTATTGGATGGTCGTTTTATCAAAGCGTTAAGGAAGCTTCGCAGCTGAGCGGATTTTATGCATACCTGATTTTAAAATATGAAGACTAAATTTTGGATTTCGTTAACTGCAATTTTAATAAGCATTAACTGTGTTGCACAACCGGTTATTAAATTCAATGATCCGCATATCC of Mucilaginibacter xinganensis contains these proteins:
- a CDS encoding GNAT family N-acetyltransferase, with the translated sequence MTDQVNIRIAKKEDCPRLMELVNELALYEKAPEEVTVTLQEFEEAGFGQKPVWKAFVAEVNDLIVGFAVYYIRYSTWKGNRMYLEDLIVTESMRGKKVGKLLFNRLINEAKEMGFNGMSWQVLDWNEPAINFYNKYEASIEAGWLNASLSKEQLLNY
- a CDS encoding YggS family pyridoxal phosphate-dependent enzyme, with product MSIAENIKSLKKETELIHVSLIAVSKTKPVEDVLEAYHTGQRLFGENMVQELVEKYEQLPKDIQWHLIGHLQSNKVKYIAPFVSMIQSVDSLKLLQEINKHAEKNNRIIDCLLQVYIADEDTKFGLGFDEVIELLRSEEFAKLGHIKIRGLMGIATNTDNEKQVKDEYYELKTFFDGIKQSFFRKDDAFDTLSMGMSADYKIAVEQGSNMVRLGSTIFGKRIIKHWKNN
- a CDS encoding DUF4296 domain-containing protein; this translates as MHKYITLFFSVSLFLFSCKGSNAPDGVINNKQMTRLLTEVHLIDGRMYGLFQSQDSLNKYGTSRYDALFKRYHTDSAQFTKSFKYYARQPVELQKMYDQILINLKQKNDSLVKVQHKADSLNRIKQQNKPNIE
- a CDS encoding endonuclease MutS2, which produces MLYPSNSTDKLGFTEVKELIKAHCLSEMGRQMVDKIQVMNNYDQIRKFLYQANEFKNILENDAPLPIHHFFDIKSLANKAKIEGAFLSEEEFYQVRASLTTVFAVIGYFNEREGQYPNLEALFEHLPIEKAILKKIDLVIDQKGKIRPNASRDLQDITSGIAKAEQEARKKIDVIFKSASGNGWTADGSLTIRDGRLCIPLLAENKRKLKGFIHDESASGQTVYMEPEEVFTLNNKIRDLEFERRREIIKILTALTDELRPYVPLLLSYHGLLTKLDFVRAKALFAIDIEGNMPEVVNDATLKLSNARHPLLLLNFKKEGKTVVPLNVRIDEGTRIIVVSGPNAGGKSVCMKTVGLLQMMVQAGLLISAAEGSVTGVFKQLFVDIGDDQSIESDLSTYSAHLSKMKNFVEQANGKTLILIDEFGTGTDPQFGGPIAEAVLESLNHKKVKGMVTTHYSNLKIFASHTEGIENASMLFNNVEMKPLYMLEVGKPGSSYAFEIAQKIGLPQNVLNLAKNKVSAGQKKVDTLLVDLEREKKEILDTRIKLEKQQRHVNVLLAENEKLKSYLDENKKTLIREAKDQAKNIILNANKLVENTISEIKSSNADKETTRTLRENLNTELQKNTVKPVVVKTTVADEELKPGDWVKLTDSETTGQVIEVIKDNVVIAIGDLRTVAKKKRVMKVSKSSVPKEIRKSYSQTNDMASFSPEIDVRGQRTEDALNNIERLFDRAVMMGFGNLKIIHGKGDGILRKMIRQYLKKYEQVDRMEDEHLDRGGDGITYVYLK